One genomic segment of Acidobacteriota bacterium includes these proteins:
- the nrdR gene encoding transcriptional regulator NrdR, whose amino-acid sequence MKCPFCAHIKDKVVDSRESGTGDAIRRRRECLECGRRFTSYERIEEIPYLVVKKDGRREAFDRGKLTAGLHRACEKRPVSAKALDDLVDEVEQMVHESTDRELATQIIGERVMRRLAELDKVAYVRFASVYRQFEDVNEFMIELRGLLETRK is encoded by the coding sequence ATGAAGTGCCCTTTCTGTGCACACATCAAGGACAAGGTCGTCGATTCCCGCGAGAGCGGAACCGGTGATGCGATCCGACGTCGTCGCGAGTGTCTCGAGTGTGGGCGTCGCTTTACGTCCTACGAACGGATCGAGGAGATTCCGTACCTCGTCGTGAAGAAGGACGGGCGTCGTGAAGCGTTCGATCGCGGCAAGTTGACCGCCGGTCTCCATCGTGCGTGTGAGAAACGACCGGTGTCGGCGAAGGCCCTGGACGATCTGGTCGACGAGGTCGAGCAGATGGTTCATGAGTCCACCGACAGAGAGCTGGCGACTCAGATCATTGGTGAGCGGGTCATGCGACGCCTCGCCGAACTCGACAAGGTCGCGTACGTGCGCTTCGCGTCGGTGTACCGGCAGTTCGAAGATGTGAACGAGTTCATGATCGAGCTACGCGGATTACTGGAAACAAGAAAATGA
- a CDS encoding Hsp20/alpha crystallin family protein, whose product MTNTLGPLMEVARIQSEINRLFENLSSLGGDEAGASWMPNIDILETEETLVLRVELPGVEPAALSLSVHGGDIIIRGEKQRTETHPEQTQLEGERDFGPFRRVIHLGVPVNTRQAAATLVDGLLTVRFPKVPNRRGEEVPIEVSTR is encoded by the coding sequence ATGACCAACACGCTGGGGCCACTGATGGAAGTGGCTCGTATCCAGAGCGAGATCAATCGACTGTTCGAGAATCTATCGAGCCTCGGCGGTGACGAGGCCGGTGCGAGTTGGATGCCCAATATCGACATCCTCGAGACCGAGGAGACGCTGGTCTTGCGTGTCGAGTTGCCCGGCGTCGAGCCGGCCGCTCTGTCGCTCTCGGTCCACGGAGGCGACATCATCATCCGCGGTGAAAAGCAGCGGACCGAGACCCACCCGGAGCAGACGCAACTCGAAGGCGAGCGAGACTTCGGTCCGTTTCGCCGGGTGATCCATCTCGGCGTTCCGGTGAACACCCGGCAAGCTGCGGCGACACTCGTGGACGGTCTCCTGACGGTTCGTTTTCCGAAGGTTCCCAATCGACGCGGCGAAGAAGTGCCGATCGAGGTAAGCACACGATGA
- a CDS encoding NFACT RNA binding domain-containing protein gives MDNLVLIRTVAVLHASLTRTVLADIRQEGPFWFRARFEGPDRPRSLLISMQPEMPWIVQPIRLAASPPRVRTPFLDGLRKRLMGIVLAAVEKPTFDRWVRLRFESGACLLIELSPHGANLILVDEDDRVVQALRSPRRRAASCEPGAVWQPPSLPSGLVDPSSADPATLDLAVQQGTSTGDVLFESIRRRVFGIGSEGASLVAAESRGVDVGRCIRRNVQAVEDGQVDPVIRIDDDGSTHLLPWPPRDDADVTTERNAASTAGRYYMEREWDQMEQRRREGLMVILDRELDRLRKAMDRVQSDLDRLGDPGVHRRQAEALAAGLTQLLREGDRWTVPDPQDPASRLVIPHRGGAGPAETIDELYGRGRRAERGRQEVQERLRRLQATRDSLLQIQGHDSLDPDRLEAGLRAAGVPVGLRTDTRAERLSAQIRRPRIEGVRMLTSRAGETILIGRNAKENQHVTFRLAGPEDFWFHALGVTGAHVIVRNEQRRKRPREETLEDAAAAAAYFSDARNQAWVDVQWTRRKWVRKPRGGAPGAVLVKRSETIRVRPGIERQV, from the coding sequence ATGGACAACCTCGTCCTGATCCGGACGGTCGCCGTCCTCCACGCCAGTCTCACGCGGACCGTCCTGGCCGATATTCGCCAGGAGGGGCCGTTCTGGTTTCGGGCCCGTTTCGAGGGACCGGACCGACCCCGATCCCTACTGATCTCGATGCAACCGGAGATGCCGTGGATCGTGCAACCGATCCGTCTGGCGGCGTCCCCTCCACGGGTCCGAACCCCGTTCCTCGATGGCCTGCGAAAACGGCTCATGGGGATCGTCCTCGCCGCCGTCGAGAAGCCGACCTTCGATCGCTGGGTCCGTCTTCGTTTTGAGAGCGGCGCGTGCCTGTTGATCGAGCTCTCGCCCCACGGCGCCAACCTCATCCTCGTCGATGAAGACGATCGCGTCGTCCAGGCGTTGCGTTCTCCCCGGCGTCGCGCCGCGTCGTGTGAACCCGGCGCCGTCTGGCAGCCGCCGTCGCTCCCGTCCGGACTCGTGGATCCCTCGTCGGCCGACCCGGCGACCCTCGATCTCGCCGTGCAGCAGGGAACGTCTACGGGAGACGTCCTCTTCGAGTCCATCCGACGTCGCGTGTTCGGCATCGGTAGCGAAGGGGCGTCGCTCGTGGCGGCCGAGAGCCGCGGCGTCGATGTCGGCCGTTGCATCCGGCGAAACGTTCAGGCCGTCGAGGATGGGCAGGTCGATCCGGTGATCCGCATCGACGACGACGGCAGCACCCATCTCCTACCGTGGCCCCCACGAGACGACGCCGACGTCACCACGGAGAGGAACGCGGCGAGCACCGCCGGCCGCTACTACATGGAACGCGAGTGGGACCAGATGGAGCAGCGGCGTCGGGAGGGGCTGATGGTCATCCTCGATCGCGAGCTGGACCGTCTGCGCAAGGCGATGGATCGCGTGCAATCGGACCTGGACCGTCTGGGAGATCCCGGCGTTCATCGTCGTCAGGCCGAGGCCCTCGCCGCGGGGCTGACCCAGCTTCTGCGAGAGGGCGATCGTTGGACGGTACCGGACCCGCAGGATCCGGCTTCGCGACTGGTGATCCCCCATCGAGGAGGCGCCGGACCGGCGGAGACCATCGACGAGCTCTACGGACGGGGACGCCGGGCCGAACGCGGACGCCAGGAGGTGCAGGAGCGGCTTCGACGGTTACAGGCGACTCGCGACTCGCTCTTGCAGATCCAGGGTCACGACTCGCTGGATCCCGACCGGTTGGAGGCGGGGCTGCGGGCGGCGGGGGTGCCGGTGGGGCTGCGTACCGACACGCGGGCGGAACGTCTGTCGGCCCAGATCCGTCGACCACGGATCGAAGGCGTGCGGATGTTGACCAGTCGGGCGGGGGAGACCATCCTGATCGGTCGCAACGCCAAGGAGAACCAGCACGTCACTTTCCGTCTGGCAGGGCCCGAGGACTTCTGGTTCCACGCTCTGGGGGTCACCGGGGCCCATGTCATCGTCCGCAACGAGCAACGGCGAAAGCGTCCGCGGGAAGAGACCCTGGAAGATGCGGCGGCGGCGGCGGCCTATTTCAGCGATGCCCGAAATCAGGCCTGGGTGGATGTGCAGTGGACGCGGCGAAAGTGGGTTCGCAAGCCCCGCGGTGGCGCCCCGGGGGCGGTCCTGGTCAAACGGTCCGAGACGATTCGGGTCCGACCGGGCATTGAGAGACAGGTCTGA
- a CDS encoding flippase-like domain-containing protein — protein sequence MGLAMVLLWWVFRGQDLNGVGEQIRRASLSLLLLGALMNIAHIPFRVLRWRYLLDDGGRQIPFRPLFVAVVVGYMTSWILPGRLGEIVRPMLLSSRTDVSLGPALGSVVGDRLLDAVTVAALFGVASLLVPLEGAVGEHAALIRGGAGLIATVSIAALIVMVLVSRSADTVRRRSAEARGPIRWVIHTVLSLAEGVKPLVRPRVLFWVAVHSVLAWVAIGLSTYLCIRASGVEIPLAGVWLIMPLLVLGIAVPTPGGAGSYHLALKTGVMLFGVTELLALGAGLLTHLASTLPVLLLGLLFLWTEKISWRDMLAAARSRPTAARAG from the coding sequence CTGGGCCTCGCAATGGTCCTACTCTGGTGGGTTTTTCGCGGCCAGGACCTGAATGGGGTCGGCGAGCAGATCCGCCGCGCGTCGCTGAGCCTACTTCTGCTTGGGGCCCTGATGAATATCGCCCATATCCCGTTCCGGGTCCTGAGGTGGCGTTACCTACTAGATGATGGTGGCCGTCAGATTCCCTTTCGTCCGCTTTTCGTGGCGGTGGTGGTGGGGTACATGACCAGCTGGATCTTGCCCGGTCGATTGGGAGAGATCGTCCGACCGATGCTGCTCTCCAGCCGGACCGACGTCTCGTTGGGGCCGGCGCTGGGTTCGGTGGTCGGGGACCGGCTGCTGGATGCGGTGACGGTGGCGGCGCTCTTCGGTGTCGCCAGCCTGTTGGTTCCCCTCGAGGGCGCGGTCGGCGAACACGCCGCATTGATCCGTGGTGGGGCAGGCCTCATCGCAACCGTCAGCATCGCGGCCCTCATCGTGATGGTCCTGGTCTCACGCAGCGCCGACACCGTCCGACGTCGATCCGCGGAAGCCCGTGGACCGATCCGCTGGGTCATCCACACCGTGCTGTCCTTGGCCGAAGGCGTGAAGCCTCTCGTGCGACCTCGTGTGCTGTTCTGGGTCGCTGTGCATAGTGTCCTGGCCTGGGTCGCGATCGGGCTCAGCACCTATCTGTGCATCCGCGCCTCCGGCGTGGAGATTCCGCTCGCCGGTGTCTGGTTGATCATGCCATTGTTGGTCCTGGGGATCGCCGTACCGACACCGGGCGGGGCCGGTTCGTATCACCTGGCTCTGAAGACCGGTGTGATGCTATTCGGCGTGACGGAGTTGCTGGCGTTGGGCGCCGGGTTGCTGACCCATCTCGCGTCGACGCTTCCCGTGTTATTGCTCGGCCTGCTGTTTTTGTGGACCGAGAAGATCTCCTGGCGTGACATGCTAGCCGCAGCCCGGAGTCGTCCGACTGCCGCTCGGGCCGGGTAG
- a CDS encoding sigma-70 family RNA polymerase sigma factor has product MRDEAERIRAAAAGDRDAFDQLVRAKRERVVRTAYQITGNLEDALDVAQGVFLKLWQGLDRYDPARTFDTWVYRITVNAAIDSLRSKGPKGMMHALPDEAAEILPAPEKRTADERLDLGSLQAAFRRLAATLAPKQRAAFVLREIEGRTTSDVARILDVTESTVRNHLLQARRILRRGLERDYPELIQGFGDSEDRDDRGGGS; this is encoded by the coding sequence ATGCGTGACGAAGCCGAGAGGATCAGGGCCGCGGCAGCCGGTGATCGAGACGCTTTCGACCAGCTCGTCCGTGCCAAGCGCGAACGGGTGGTGCGGACGGCGTATCAGATCACCGGAAACCTCGAGGACGCTCTCGACGTTGCCCAGGGGGTGTTCCTCAAGCTCTGGCAGGGGCTGGATCGTTACGACCCCGCCAGGACGTTTGACACTTGGGTGTACAGGATCACCGTGAACGCCGCCATCGACAGCCTACGAAGCAAGGGACCGAAGGGGATGATGCACGCGCTGCCCGACGAGGCGGCGGAGATCCTGCCGGCACCGGAGAAGCGAACCGCCGACGAGCGTCTGGATCTCGGTTCGCTCCAGGCCGCATTCCGGCGGCTGGCAGCGACGCTGGCACCCAAACAAAGGGCTGCGTTCGTCCTCCGCGAGATCGAGGGACGGACGACCAGCGATGTGGCCAGGATCCTGGATGTCACCGAGTCCACCGTCCGGAACCATCTGTTGCAGGCGAGACGCATCCTGCGTCGCGGACTCGAGCGCGACTATCCGGAACTGATCCAGGGCTTCGGGGACTCCGAAGATCGCGACGATCGTGGAGGCGGATCGTGA
- the lon gene encoding endopeptidase La, which translates to MTSDDANVRDEAVNVPDELPVLPLRDVVVYPFIIAPLSVAREISISAVDSALAENRMILLTAQRDKDVEEPAGDDIFRMGTVAVIMRMLKLPDGRIRVLVQGVCRARITEVVSTVPYLQARIERVSEPECADDAIEQEARMRSVKRLLERASSLGKNLPSEVMVIAGNLEEPGRLADLAASNLDLKVEEAQEVLETLEPGARLTRIHDFLKREMDLLSMQREIDSLARDEMDRSQREYYLRHQMKAIMMELGEGNELHEEVEQYREKAKDLKFSDEAEKEFGRQLKKLERMHPDSTEATTVRNYLDWMTDLPWGKCTEDNLDLETAAGILDEDHHGLGEIKQRILEYLSVRKLKNDSKGPILCFVGPPGVGKTSLGRSIARSLGRNFFRLALGGVKDEAEIRGHRRTYVGSMPGRVIQGIHHTGSQNPVFMLDEVDKISSDFRGDPSAALLEVLDPEQNHTFRDHYLGVPYDLSDTLFIATANLLDPIQPAFRDRMEVIRLSGYTEEEKLTISQRHLVPRQIHENGLGEKLIEFSENSLRTMIGEYTREAGLRNLERTIGSVCRKVAHQVAQGRKKKVRVIASSLEAYLGPAIVSREEAMQGDQVGVATGLAWTESGGDVLFIEATIMSGKGNLILTGQLGDVMKESAQAALSYARTHAAEFDIPADYFDGKDIHIHVPQGAIPKDGPSAGITLATAMLSVFTGRPVRSDVAMTGEITLRGNVLPVGGIKEKVLAARRSGIKKIILPKASGKQVDEVPKALRRDIEFVLASQIDDVLAVALTPAGKPSAPARVPAASGREPQPTH; encoded by the coding sequence ATGACCTCCGACGATGCAAACGTCCGCGACGAAGCGGTCAACGTTCCCGACGAACTTCCGGTTCTCCCGCTGCGGGACGTGGTGGTCTACCCGTTCATCATCGCCCCGCTGTCCGTAGCTCGAGAGATCTCGATCTCTGCCGTGGATAGCGCGTTGGCGGAGAACCGCATGATCCTGCTGACCGCACAGCGGGACAAGGATGTCGAGGAGCCGGCAGGCGACGACATCTTCCGCATGGGTACGGTCGCGGTCATCATGCGAATGCTCAAGCTTCCCGATGGCCGCATTCGTGTGCTCGTGCAGGGTGTCTGTCGGGCCCGGATTACCGAGGTCGTCTCGACGGTGCCCTATCTACAGGCACGGATCGAGCGGGTGAGCGAACCGGAGTGCGCGGACGACGCCATCGAGCAAGAGGCCCGAATGCGTAGTGTGAAGCGACTCCTGGAGCGCGCCTCCAGTCTCGGCAAGAATCTCCCGTCCGAGGTGATGGTGATCGCGGGCAACCTCGAAGAGCCCGGACGTCTCGCGGATCTGGCCGCCTCTAACCTCGATCTCAAGGTCGAGGAAGCTCAGGAGGTGTTGGAGACCCTGGAGCCCGGCGCCCGTCTCACTCGGATCCATGACTTCCTCAAGCGCGAGATGGATCTGCTCTCGATGCAACGAGAGATCGACTCGCTGGCCCGTGACGAGATGGATCGTTCTCAACGCGAGTACTACCTACGCCATCAGATGAAAGCGATCATGATGGAACTTGGCGAAGGGAACGAGCTTCACGAAGAGGTCGAGCAGTATCGCGAGAAAGCCAAGGACTTGAAGTTCTCCGACGAGGCCGAAAAGGAGTTCGGTCGCCAGTTGAAGAAGTTGGAGCGGATGCATCCGGACTCGACCGAGGCGACGACGGTCCGCAACTATCTCGACTGGATGACCGACCTGCCGTGGGGCAAGTGCACCGAAGACAACCTGGATCTCGAGACCGCGGCCGGGATCCTCGACGAGGATCATCACGGCCTCGGCGAGATCAAGCAACGGATCCTCGAGTACCTGTCGGTGCGAAAACTGAAGAACGACAGCAAGGGCCCGATCCTCTGCTTCGTCGGGCCTCCCGGTGTGGGAAAGACCTCTCTCGGTCGATCCATCGCGCGATCGCTGGGTCGCAACTTCTTCCGGCTGGCGCTCGGTGGCGTCAAGGACGAGGCCGAGATCCGCGGGCATCGACGCACCTACGTCGGTTCGATGCCCGGGCGGGTGATTCAGGGGATCCACCACACGGGATCGCAGAACCCCGTCTTCATGCTGGATGAGGTCGACAAGATCAGCTCCGATTTCCGTGGCGATCCGTCGGCGGCGTTGCTGGAGGTTCTCGACCCGGAACAGAACCACACGTTCCGGGATCATTACCTGGGCGTGCCGTACGATCTGTCCGACACGCTGTTCATAGCGACGGCCAATCTGCTGGATCCGATTCAGCCGGCCTTTCGCGATCGGATGGAGGTGATCCGTCTGTCGGGCTACACCGAGGAAGAGAAGCTGACGATCAGTCAGCGCCACCTGGTGCCTCGACAGATCCACGAGAACGGGCTGGGCGAGAAGCTCATCGAGTTCTCGGAGAACTCGCTAAGAACGATGATCGGCGAGTACACCCGCGAAGCGGGGCTGCGAAACCTGGAGCGCACCATCGGGTCGGTCTGTCGCAAGGTCGCCCATCAGGTCGCCCAGGGTCGCAAGAAGAAGGTCCGTGTCATCGCTTCCAGCCTCGAGGCATATCTCGGTCCTGCGATCGTCAGCCGTGAAGAGGCGATGCAGGGCGATCAGGTCGGCGTGGCCACCGGTCTGGCCTGGACCGAGTCCGGCGGCGACGTGCTGTTCATCGAGGCGACGATCATGAGTGGCAAGGGCAACCTGATTCTCACGGGACAGCTCGGTGACGTGATGAAGGAGTCCGCTCAGGCGGCACTTTCCTACGCCCGAACCCATGCGGCCGAATTCGATATCCCCGCCGACTACTTCGACGGCAAGGACATCCATATCCACGTGCCTCAGGGAGCGATCCCGAAGGATGGCCCGTCGGCGGGCATCACCCTCGCCACGGCGATGTTGTCGGTCTTCACCGGGCGGCCGGTGCGGAGCGACGTGGCGATGACCGGCGAGATCACGCTCCGTGGGAACGTGCTACCGGTCGGTGGCATCAAGGAGAAGGTCCTGGCGGCCCGTCGCAGCGGCATCAAGAAGATCATCCTGCCCAAGGCCAGCGGAAAGCAGGTGGACGAGGTGCCCAAGGCCCTCCGTCGCGATATCGAGTTCGTCCTGGCGTCCCAGATCGACGACGTTTTGGCCGTCGCCCTGACGCCGGCCGGGAAGCCGTCGGCCCCGGCCAGGGTCCCGGCCGCCAGCGGGCGAGAGCCACAGCCGACCCACTAG